Below is a genomic region from Brucella sp. BE17.
GATTGGAAAGCGGCTCATCGAAAAGAAAAACTTTGGGGTCGCGAACAATCGCACGTCCCATCGCGACACGCTGACGTTGACCGCCTGAGAGTGCTTTCGGCTTTCGTTCGAGAAAAGGATCAATATGTAATAGACCTGCTGCCCGGCGCACGCGGGTGTCGATCTCTGTTTTGCTCATGCCGCGCAATTCGAGCGCAAAGGCCATATTGTCATAGACCGTCATATGCGGATAAAGCGCGTAGTCCTGAAACACCATTGCAATATCGCGCTTGGAGGCCGGGACTGTATTGACATTCTTATCGCCGATGAAGAGGTCGCCCGAGGTTGATGGCTCCAGACCGGCGATTATTCGAAGCAGCGTTGATTTTCCGCAGCCCGAAGGACCGACGAAAACAACAAATTCTTCATCGGCAATCTCCAGATCAAGTCCTGGAATGATAGTCAGATCACCAAACTTCTTGACGATATTCTTGATAGTAATCGAGGCCATGTTGTCACCCAAACGAAAGGACAGGCTTGATGAGCTTGCCTTCGGCAAAGCGCGCGAAATTTTCCGGCAGCGTATCGAGAGCGAAGGCAGCATCGACCAGGCGGCGATAACGATCCTTGTTCGCACGTAGCAACTCGACATTCGCTGCGAAGTCACTGACCGGGAAATAGAAGGTACGGATCATGTAAAAATCCTTGCGTCGGAAAATTTTGTCTTCCTCAATGCTCCAGGGAGCCGAATTCTCTCCCACCAGCATGAGCGCGCCGCGCGGCAGTACCAGTTCTATGCCAAGATTGCGCGCCGCATGGGCGCCGGAACATTCAAAAATCAGTTTGAAACGTTTGTCACGAGCGCCAACCGCATGCGCTTTCGCGCCAAAGGAAACCGCTATCGCGAGCCGTTCTTCATTTGGATCGCTGATATGGATATTCTTGTAGCCAAGACTTGACAGCGCCAGCACAACACCAAGCCCAACCGGCCCCGCACCAGTGACCAGCACCGGCGCGTCTCCCTCAGGCGGGACGAGCGGCATCCCAAAGCGAACGGCATGGGCCGACGTTCCGATGGTGTCGAGAAGCAGAGGCGCTAGGTCATCCTCGATATCGTCGGGCACCGGCAGCAGACAGTTCTCCGGCACCGGTACATATTCGGCATAGCCCCCTGGTCGGTTCCAGCCGATCAGGCTTGAGACCTCGAGGCACATCTGCGTATCACCGGCCCTACATGCATCACAGTGACCGCAGTGAAGCGGAATATAGACAGCACAGCGTTGTCCATCACGCGGATGGCCCGGCTGCTCGACAACACCGAATATCTCATGACCGGCGGTAAACTCCGCACCTTTGTGCCAAAGCTTGAAATCCGATCCGCAAAGCGCCGTTCGCAAAACCCTCAGCAGAACCTCTCCTGATCCTACAGAAGGAATATCCTGGCTTTCTATGGTAATCTTGCGGTCGCCGTGAAAGACGGAGGCACGCATACGTGCATTTTTTCTATCAGTCATTCTGCTTATCCTTTAACGGCACCAAGCGTCAGTCCTGCAACGAGCCAGCGCTGAACGAGTATGGCGAGCGCAAGCGGCGGCAGCGCGATAAGGGTGGCAGCCGCCATCAACGAACCCCACTGGGTCGAACCCTCACCAACGAAATTGAAGGCAGCAGCAATCAGTGTCTTCGTGTCGGAATTCGACAGGATCAGCGAAAACAGGAAGAAGTTCCACGAGAAGACAAATGCAAGGATCGACGAGACAGCAACGCCCGAACCCACCAGAGGCAAGGCAATGCGCCAAAGAATTCTGGTCACCGAGCAACCGTCCATCTGGGCTGCTTCAAAAACACTGCGCGGAATATTGTCGAAGAATGGCAGCAATACCCAGATGACGATCGGCATGGTGATGACCGCATGGCTGAGGATCAGCGCCGTATAGGACCCGATGAGGCCAACCTCGCGGAACATGATATACCAGGGCAACAAAAAGAGCGTTCCCGGAGCCATACGTGCAGCAAGGGTGAGAACGGCAGGCCAAGTAATCCGCGACCACGACACGGCAAAGGCCGCGGGAATGCCGAACGCCAGACCGAGCAGGGTCGAACCGATCGTCACGATGAAACTGTTGACGGCATAGGAGAGGAACGGCGTCGTCTCCCAAAGGGTAACGTAATTCTCCAAAGTAGGCTGGAAGAACACCGTCGGCGGGTAGGCTGTCACCTCAAAAGATGGCTTGAAGGAAGAAAGCACCATCCAGACCGTTGGAGCCAGAATAAGAATGCCTGCAACAGTCAATTGAACCGTATTGAGCCAGTGCAGCCAGGTGCGGGGGGCTGATTGATCGTTCATCATCATCTCCTTACCAGGCAACTGCATTGCGCAGGCGATTGAGCATCAACACGGCGGCCAGTACGATGGCCGAAAGTGTAATCATCAGCGCGCTCGCATAACCGATATTGAAAAATTCAAAACCCACACGGAAACCATAGATATTCAGTGTGTTTGAAGCGTTGCCCGGGCCACCCTGTGTGGTGATGTAGATAATGTCGAAAAAGCGCAGCAGATCGACGCTTCGCAGCACTGCCGCGGTGACAATCGTCGGCAACAACAGCGGCAGGGTAATGCGACGGAATATGCGAAAAGGAGAAGCACCATCGATCTGCGCTGCTTCATAAACACTGGGTGGCAGGGATTGAAGACCACCAAGCACGATCAAGGCGACATAGGGGGCCCATTGCCACGTATCGATAAGCGCAATGGTCGGAATGACCCAGGTCGGGGACGCAAGCCATTCGGACTGCGGTAAACCGACAGATTGCAGAATATAGTTGGCGGCACCAAGAGACGGATCAAGAATAACGAGCCACATCATGCCGGCCACCACGGGCGGCATCATGAAGGGCGAAATGAGAAGTGAGCGCAGCAAGCCGGACAGCCGCTTGGAATGAAACAGCAGCATGGCAAGATATATGCCCGCGATAAGCTGGAGTACCATCGACAGCAGATAGAGCGCAAAGGTGACGTAAAGACCGTTCCAGAACTCACCATCAACCGCAAGTGCCGCATAATTGGCAGCGCCTGCAAAATGCGCTTCTCCTGTAGACGAGTAGGAATGGAACCCAAGCCAGATCGTATAAATCACCGGAAAGGCGATCATCGCAACGGTAAAGATAACCGCCGGTGCGGACAAGGCAGCAAGCTGCCGTCCCTGGCCATTGATGGAGCCTGGTGTCATGATTTGGTCTTTCGACTAACAATTGTCAGATACCGGGACATGCACGAGCATGCCCCGGCCAAGAGATTATTTGCGGGCAATCAGGCCATTAAGAGCATTGTCGGCTGCGGCACATGCGTCCTCGACAGATCGTTGCCCGAGAAGAACATCCTGCACGGCCTGCCCGATATAATCGCGCGATTCCGGGTTGGCGTTGATGGGATAGCCCACTTCGGATGATCCATTTGAGGCCAATACGCCAAGCGCTGCCTGCCAGCTTGCACGCACAGGCGCTTCGTCAATCCAGGCCTTATACTCTTCATCCGACGCAACAGACGAACGCGGCGAGGCAACACCTTGAATCGCCAGACGCTTTTGCATTTCAGGACTTGAAGCCCACTGCATGAAGTACCAGGCCGCATCCTTCTTTTTGCTGTTGCTGGAGATAGCCAGACCCCAGCCGATGGCTGTCGGGACCGTCCCCGCCTCGCCCGCCGGCAACGGAATAACATCGGTATCATTCAGGCGCTGCCCGCCCTCCATGATGGTGCGCAATTCATTAGAGGATTCAAAGGCCATGGCGGCACGACCACTGCGATAGAGCGCGGAAATCTGGTAAAAACTATAATTGGCAGCGCCGGGAGGCCCATATTCGCGCATGAGATTGCCATAATAGGCAATAGCCTCTTTCCCCTTAGGCGAGCATAGCGCCGACTTTCCATCAACAATATAGCTGCCACCCACATTGTGAAGCACATTGCTGAAAGTATAAGCGATTGCAGGCTTCAGGCCCCGCGACACAAAAGGAGTTACAGCACTATCGCACTGCTTGATCTTCTCGGCAGCAGCCTGAACATCCTCAAGCGATTCTGGCTTGGAAACACCGCATTTCTCAAAAATATCCGTGCGATAGTAGAGCAACGGCCCTTCAAGATTAAGCGGAACGCTGGTCAACTTGTCATCGAAAGTCGCAGCCTTGACAAGAGCGGGACTGATACCGGCAAAATCATATTCCGGCGCAACTGCGTTTTTTACATAATCTGAAAGATCCGCATACCAGCCCGATGCCGCAAACTGCTGACCTTCGCGCGAGGCAAGCGTCATGAAGACATCAACCTCGTCGCTGCCGGAGTTGAGCACGGTCACAAGGCGCTGACGCATCTGCTGTTCCTGATAGGAATCAACCTTCAGCTTGATGCCGGTCAAAGCCGTAAACTCGTCCTTGTAGGAAAGAACAGCTTGCGACCAGGGATTATTATTGGCCAGGAATGAAACCGTTTCACCCTCATGTGCCTTCCAGTCAAAGGCGAAAGCCGAAGTGGCTGTTCCTGCCAGCAACAAAGACAAG
It encodes:
- a CDS encoding sugar ABC transporter substrate-binding protein, which produces MSKKRSIPALALSLLLAGTATSAFAFDWKAHEGETVSFLANNNPWSQAVLSYKDEFTALTGIKLKVDSYQEQQMRQRLVTVLNSGSDEVDVFMTLASREGQQFAASGWYADLSDYVKNAVAPEYDFAGISPALVKAATFDDKLTSVPLNLEGPLLYYRTDIFEKCGVSKPESLEDVQAAAEKIKQCDSAVTPFVSRGLKPAIAYTFSNVLHNVGGSYIVDGKSALCSPKGKEAIAYYGNLMREYGPPGAANYSFYQISALYRSGRAAMAFESSNELRTIMEGGQRLNDTDVIPLPAGEAGTVPTAIGWGLAISSNSKKKDAAWYFMQWASSPEMQKRLAIQGVASPRSSVASDEEYKAWIDEAPVRASWQAALGVLASNGSSEVGYPINANPESRDYIGQAVQDVLLGQRSVEDACAAADNALNGLIARK
- a CDS encoding carbohydrate ABC transporter permease; protein product: MNDQSAPRTWLHWLNTVQLTVAGILILAPTVWMVLSSFKPSFEVTAYPPTVFFQPTLENYVTLWETTPFLSYAVNSFIVTIGSTLLGLAFGIPAAFAVSWSRITWPAVLTLAARMAPGTLFLLPWYIMFREVGLIGSYTALILSHAVITMPIVIWVLLPFFDNIPRSVFEAAQMDGCSVTRILWRIALPLVGSGVAVSSILAFVFSWNFFLFSLILSNSDTKTLIAAAFNFVGEGSTQWGSLMAAATLIALPPLALAILVQRWLVAGLTLGAVKG
- a CDS encoding alcohol dehydrogenase catalytic domain-containing protein, giving the protein MTDRKNARMRASVFHGDRKITIESQDIPSVGSGEVLLRVLRTALCGSDFKLWHKGAEFTAGHEIFGVVEQPGHPRDGQRCAVYIPLHCGHCDACRAGDTQMCLEVSSLIGWNRPGGYAEYVPVPENCLLPVPDDIEDDLAPLLLDTIGTSAHAVRFGMPLVPPEGDAPVLVTGAGPVGLGVVLALSSLGYKNIHISDPNEERLAIAVSFGAKAHAVGARDKRFKLIFECSGAHAARNLGIELVLPRGALMLVGENSAPWSIEEDKIFRRKDFYMIRTFYFPVSDFAANVELLRANKDRYRRLVDAAFALDTLPENFARFAEGKLIKPVLSFG
- a CDS encoding sugar ABC transporter permease, which encodes MTPGSINGQGRQLAALSAPAVIFTVAMIAFPVIYTIWLGFHSYSSTGEAHFAGAANYAALAVDGEFWNGLYVTFALYLLSMVLQLIAGIYLAMLLFHSKRLSGLLRSLLISPFMMPPVVAGMMWLVILDPSLGAANYILQSVGLPQSEWLASPTWVIPTIALIDTWQWAPYVALIVLGGLQSLPPSVYEAAQIDGASPFRIFRRITLPLLLPTIVTAAVLRSVDLLRFFDIIYITTQGGPGNASNTLNIYGFRVGFEFFNIGYASALMITLSAIVLAAVLMLNRLRNAVAW